Within Microbacterium proteolyticum, the genomic segment ATCGCGTGGTTCGGGCAGCTGCAGATCCTGTCGCTGCCGATGGGGGCGCTCACGGTGGGGTCGAGCTGGGTGAGCTTCCTCCTAACCGTCTTCGCGCTGGTCGTCGTCATGAACGCCGTCAACTTCATCGACGGCTTGAACGGTCTGGTGGCGGGCGTCTGCCTCATCGCCAACGGGGTGTTCTTCGCCTACTCCTACCTGCTCGTGCGCGACACCGGCGCGAGCACGTACTTCAACCTGGCATCCTTCATCGCCGCCGTCCTCATCGGAGCGTGTCTCGGGTTCCTCCCGATGAACTGGACGCCGGCCAAGCTGTTCATGGGGGATTCCGGAGCACTCATGCTCGGCCTGTTGATGGCCAGTTCGGCCGTGGCCATCACGGGGCAGCTCGACCCGGCCGTCCTCGACCCGGAGCAGCTCGGCCGTTCCCAGCTGCTCGGAGCGTTCATCCCGATCCTCCTGCCCGTCGTCATCGTGCTGCTGCCGTTGCTGGACTTCGGGCTCGCCGTCATCCGGCGCCAGTGGGCCGGACGGTCGCCGTTCTCGCCCGACCGGAAGCACCTGCACCACCGCATGCTCGACATGGGGCACAGTGACCGCGACGCGGTGCTCATCTTCTACGCCTGGACGGCCGTGGTGAGCCTGTCGTTCCTCCTGATGTACATCGGCACGCAGCAGAGCTGGCCCGGCGACTACTGGATCGGCATCGGCTTCGGTGCCGTGGGCGTCGCGGCGTGCATCGTGCTGACCCTGCTTCCCTCTTACCGTCCCTCGCGTCGGCGTGCCCGTCGTGCGCAGCCCGCATCCCCGGAGACCTCCTCATGACCACCGCTTCCCCCGCCGCCCGCCGTCCCCTCTCGAGCACGCCGTTCCTCCGCACGGCGTTGGTCTGGGGCGGGATCGTCACCGCGGTCCTCCTCGTGGCCGGCGCCGTGATCGGTTTCGCCGTGGCCGGCCCCGGAGGGGTGGGGAGCGCAGTGTCCGGCGTCGGCGTGAGCGCCGTCTTCCTCGCCGTGACGGCCGCGAGCATCCTCATCGCCAACCGCTGGTTCGGCGATCCGCTCTACGTCCCGATCTTCTTCGGCATCGTGCTCGGCGGGTGGCTGCTCAAGCTCGTGCTGTTCATCGTCGCGATCGTGATCCTGCGCGGCCAGGACTGGGTCGATCCGAAGGTGTTCTTCGTGGCCCTGGTCGTCAGCGTCATCGCCTCCCTCGCGGTCGACGTCGTCGTGCTCCTGCGGATGCGCGTGCCCAGCGCCAGCGACGTGGACCTGCCGACCGATCCCGATGAGGGCGACCGTCGCGCCTGACCCTCTATAACCCGGGGTTCGCGAACCGCGGGCACGTTAGTCCGTCGGCGAGACGAACGATCGGCCGAGACTCATGGATCAGCCGGGAGTTTGATAGGGTGGGGTAAGTACCCACCCGCGACGGGGACTCTCCCCAGACTCGCACTTCGGGTGCCATCACCGACCATCGTCGCAACGGTTCACACCGATGCCCCGAAGCTGGAGCCAGCGCTGTCCACTCAAGCTGCGACCCTGATCACGAACTTCGCGTCTGCGGGTGCGGAGTTCCATCCGCCCTCCATCAACGAGTTCTTCCCTGACGCGGTCCTGTTCGAGGGCACGATCTTCGCGATCACCCGCATCAACCTGGTGCAGATGCTGGCCACCGCCGTGCTGGTCATCCTCTTCGTGGTCGGCACTCGTCGCATGAAGCTCGTTCCCGGGCGCTTCCAGAGCGTCGTGGAGATGGGGCTGGACTTCGTCCGCGTCAACATCGCGGAAGACCTGCTCGGTCGCAAGGACGGTCGCCGCTTCCTGCCGATCCTCACCACCATCTTCTTCATGGTGCTGTTCATGAACATCACCGGCATCATCCCCGGCCTGAACATCGCCGGCACCAGCGTCATCGCCGTTCCGCTCCTGCTCGCGATCGTGGCGTACGTCACCTTCATCTACGCGGGTGTGAAGAAGAGCCCCGGCAAGTTCTTCCGCAACGCGCTCATGCCCTCGGGCGTGCCGTGGCCGCTGTACATCATCATCATCCCGCTCGAGTTCCTCTCGACCTTCATCATCCGACCGATCACGCTGACGCTCCGTCTGCTGATGAACATGATCGTCGGCCACCTGATGCTGGTCCTCTTCTTCGCCGCCACCCAGTTCTTCGTCTTCGGCCTCGGCGGCTGGTGGACGGCGCTCGGCGCAGGAACCCTGGCGTTCGGCTTCGCCTTCACCCTCTTCGAGATCCTGGTGGCTTTCCTCCAGGCCTACGTTTTCGCAATTCTCACCGCGGTCTACATCCAGCTCGCGGTCGCGGAAGAGCACTGAGCGGCCCGGCGCACGCCGAGCCACCCAACCGAAAGGAAAAACCCGTGGACGCAACTACGGTTCTCGCCCAGGTCACCGGTTCCATCGCCACCGTCGGCTACGGCCTCGCCGCCATCGGCCCGGCCATCGGCGTGGGCATCGTCGTCGGCAAGACGATCGAGGGTGTGGCCCGTCAGCCCGAGCTGGCCGGTCGCCTGCAGGTCCTGATGTTCATCGGTATCGCCTTCACCGAGGCGCTCGCGTTCATCGGTATCGCGACCGGCTTCATCTTCGGCTTCTGATCCGGCGCACGATCTACGTAAAGGAGACGAGATGCTGAGTGCTCTTGTCACCCTCGCCGCCGAACCCGCCGGCGAAGAGACGCACAGCCCGCTGATTCCGGCTGTCTACGACATCGTCTGGTCGTTGGTGTGCTTCGTCATCATCCTCTTCGTGTTCTGGAGGGTCGTCCTGCCCCGCATGGCGAAGCT encodes:
- the atpB gene encoding F0F1 ATP synthase subunit A is translated as MSTQAATLITNFASAGAEFHPPSINEFFPDAVLFEGTIFAITRINLVQMLATAVLVILFVVGTRRMKLVPGRFQSVVEMGLDFVRVNIAEDLLGRKDGRRFLPILTTIFFMVLFMNITGIIPGLNIAGTSVIAVPLLLAIVAYVTFIYAGVKKSPGKFFRNALMPSGVPWPLYIIIIPLEFLSTFIIRPITLTLRLLMNMIVGHLMLVLFFAATQFFVFGLGGWWTALGAGTLAFGFAFTLFEILVAFLQAYVFAILTAVYIQLAVAEEH
- the atpE gene encoding F0F1 ATP synthase subunit C translates to MDATTVLAQVTGSIATVGYGLAAIGPAIGVGIVVGKTIEGVARQPELAGRLQVLMFIGIAFTEALAFIGIATGFIFGF
- a CDS encoding MraY family glycosyltransferase, which encodes MTQYLLTILFTAAVTLALSWVVWKFALRFRLYPGIRDRDVHKTPTPRLGGVAMFLGVGAAFALSSRNPYFAIFWTDPVPVLSLLGAVLLIVLVGVVDDLWDLDWMIKLGAQFIAAGIIAWFGQLQILSLPMGALTVGSSWVSFLLTVFALVVVMNAVNFIDGLNGLVAGVCLIANGVFFAYSYLLVRDTGASTYFNLASFIAAVLIGACLGFLPMNWTPAKLFMGDSGALMLGLLMASSAVAITGQLDPAVLDPEQLGRSQLLGAFIPILLPVVIVLLPLLDFGLAVIRRQWAGRSPFSPDRKHLHHRMLDMGHSDRDAVLIFYAWTAVVSLSFLLMYIGTQQSWPGDYWIGIGFGAVGVAACIVLTLLPSYRPSRRRARRAQPASPETSS